In the genome of Verrucomicrobiota bacterium, the window CCCCCCGCCGACAGGCGATGGCCGCGTTGTTGGGCGGGACCTCCCGGCCTCGCCGTCCTCTCGTGGCGTGCCATACGCGAGCTGTCGTGCATCTTGCCTGAGCCCTGGCGCGTCTTGCGCAAGCTTTCGCGCCTTTGGTGCCTCGACAGGGCCGGGCGGCCCCCCTGCAGCGCGCCCGTACAACACCCAGCGCATCAGTGGCTCCGGATTCTGTGATGCTTGGGGTCCACAAAACCCTTGTCGCGGCAACTCGACGTGCCGAAAATGGGTTATAGGAATGATGGAGGTGATGCCCGTGCGTGAACGCGGCATTGTCCTGGATCTGAAAGGCAGCCGTGCCCTGGTCGAGATCAGCCCGGCTGAGGGCTGCGGCAGGAATTGCTCGTGCAGCGCTGTGACGGGCGACCCCTCATTGCGCCGTGCCGAGCTGGACGCGCCCGATGGCGTGCGGCCCGGCGCGGTGGTGACGCTCGAGGTCAGCTCGGGCCAAGTGCTCGCTTCGAGCGCGGTAGTGTTTCTCGTCCCGCCCCTGTTCTTCCTCGGGGCGGCGCTCGCGAGCACGCCGGTGCTCGGCGCGCTCGGCGCGCGCGTCAACCCCGACCTCGGCATGCTGCTCTTCGGCGTGGCGGGTTTTCTGGTCGGGCTGGCCGGGGCGCTCGTCTTCTCGCGGCGCGGCGCGAGACGCGATTGGCTCAAGCCTCGCATCGTCGAGTTCCAGAACCCAGCGTCCTGACCCACCTGAGACTCCGAGAGAGGAACAGCGAATGCGGCGGTGGCTGCTGTGGACGGTGACGGGCCTCGCCATGCCCATGCTCCTTGCCGGGTGTCGCGCCAACTCCGTCCCGAACGATGCGACGAATCGCAGGGCGCACAAGGCGGCCCGCACGCGCGGCCCGGAAGGCCCCGACGGGGCAAGCGAGACCGAGGCCGGCGATCCCGGCGATGAGCCCTGCCGCTGGCGCATCTCGACCGTCTGCATTGACGCCGGCCACGGCGGCAGCGACACGGGCACGCAGACCGATGGCGCCGCCGAGAAAACGATCGTGCTCGACCTCGCCCTGCGTGTGCGCGACGCGCTCGAGGCCGAGGGCCTTACCGTTGTCATGACACGCGAGACCGACCACACCGTCTCGCGCACAGAGCGCGCGGCGATCTGCAACCGCACGGAAGCCGGGGTGTTTCTGAGCATCCACTGCAACGGCTACCACGACCCGGCCGTCTCGGGCGTCGAGGTCTACTACCTCGGGCGGGGCGCCTCGGCCGAGACGTCGCACTTGGCCACGCTCGTGCACGACGCGCTTGTCGAGGCGGTTGGTGCGCGCGACCGGGGCATACGGCCCGCGGGCTTCACCGTGCTCGCCGGGACGCACTGTCCCGCCGTGCTTGTCGAGGTCGGCTACCTTTCCAACGACAACGACCGTGCACGTCTGCTCGACGAAACGGGCCGGCAGGCCATCGCCGCTGCGCTCGCCGCGGCGGTCATCACGTTTGCCGAGAACGACACCGCCGCACCCAGCGGCGCCGCTGGGCGCAGTGGCGCCGCGACTGGCACGGAGTGACCATGCAAAGTGACCGGCGACCCATTGGGGTTTTCGATTCGGGCCTCGGCGGCCTCACCGTGCTGCGCGCTGTGCGCGAACGGATGCCCGACGAGTCGCTCATCTACTTCGGCGACACGGCCCGCGTGCCGTACGGGAGCAAGTCGGCCGAGACCGTGACGCGGTTCTCGCGCGAGATCGTTGAGTTCCTCCTCGGCCACGAGGTCAAGGCCGTCGTCGCGGCGTGCAATTCGGCCTCGGCGCTCGCTGTGCCGCTTCTCAAGGCCGAGTACACCGTGCCCATCATGGGCGTCATCGGCCCCGGCGCGCGGCTCGCCGTCGAGCGGACGCGCTCGGGCCGTATCGGCGTCATCGGCACGCGCGCCACGATCGCCAGCGGCGCCTATGAACGCGCGATGGCCGTTCTCGATCCCGCGGCCACAGTCGTCACCCAGCCCTGCCCGCTCTTCGTCAGCCTCGTCGAGGAAGGATGGACCGACCGGCCCGCCGCGCGCCTGATCGCCGAGGAATACCTCGCGCCGCTGCGCGGGCGTGTCGATACGCTCGTCCTCGGGTGCACGCACTACCCGCTGCTCAAACCGCTCATCGCCGAGCTCATGGGGCCCGACGTCGTCCTGATCGACTCGGCCGAAAGCTGTGCCGCCGAATTGGGGGTACTGCTCAACGCGCACGGTCTGCGGGCGCCCGAGCGCACCGCGGCGACGGAACGCTTCTACGTCTCCGATGCGCCGGAGCTGTTCTCGAGGCTGAGTACGCGCTTCCTGGGGCGCGACGTGGGCGACGTGCGCCACGTGCCCGAAGTCGCCGAGCTGAAAGGATAGGGACGCATGTTCAGCGTCATGGTCCGGACGCGGTTCAACGCTTCGCACAGCGTGCGCATCGGTGCGGCGCCGCGCGAGACCCCCCACGGCCATGACTGGCTCGTCGAGGTCGAGGTCGCCGCGGCCGCGCTCGACCGCCACGGGCTGGTCATCGACTTCCACCGCGTCGAGCGGCTGCTTGATGAGTGCCTCGCCGAATTCCGCGGCGCGCTGCTCAACGACTTGCCCGCCTTCGCCGATGCCGATCCGACGACGGAACGTGTCGCCGAGACAATCCACCGCCGCCTCGAGCAGAAACTCGGGAACGCGTCCGGTCGCGGGCGCGCACGCGCCCGCCTGGCGCGCACAACGGTCTGGGAGACCGATACCTGCGGCGCCACCTACCGGCCTGCGTAATCTGCCTGCGTCCTTACACGCCCGTGCGGCGGCGATAGGCGAGCAGCGTGTTGCGCATGAGCATGGCGATGGTCATCGGGCCCACGCCGCCGGGCACGGGCGTGATCTTCGACGCCACTTCAACAACGGCATCGAAGTC includes:
- a CDS encoding SoxR reducing system RseC family protein, producing MPVRERGIVLDLKGSRALVEISPAEGCGRNCSCSAVTGDPSLRRAELDAPDGVRPGAVVTLEVSSGQVLASSAVVFLVPPLFFLGAALASTPVLGALGARVNPDLGMLLFGVAGFLVGLAGALVFSRRGARRDWLKPRIVEFQNPAS
- a CDS encoding N-acetylmuramoyl-L-alanine amidase — encoded protein: MRRWLLWTVTGLAMPMLLAGCRANSVPNDATNRRAHKAARTRGPEGPDGASETEAGDPGDEPCRWRISTVCIDAGHGGSDTGTQTDGAAEKTIVLDLALRVRDALEAEGLTVVMTRETDHTVSRTERAAICNRTEAGVFLSIHCNGYHDPAVSGVEVYYLGRGASAETSHLATLVHDALVEAVGARDRGIRPAGFTVLAGTHCPAVLVEVGYLSNDNDRARLLDETGRQAIAAALAAAVITFAENDTAAPSGAAGRSGAATGTE
- a CDS encoding glutamate racemase; amino-acid sequence: MQSDRRPIGVFDSGLGGLTVLRAVRERMPDESLIYFGDTARVPYGSKSAETVTRFSREIVEFLLGHEVKAVVAACNSASALAVPLLKAEYTVPIMGVIGPGARLAVERTRSGRIGVIGTRATIASGAYERAMAVLDPAATVVTQPCPLFVSLVEEGWTDRPAARLIAEEYLAPLRGRVDTLVLGCTHYPLLKPLIAELMGPDVVLIDSAESCAAELGVLLNAHGLRAPERTAATERFYVSDAPELFSRLSTRFLGRDVGDVRHVPEVAELKG
- a CDS encoding 6-carboxytetrahydropterin synthase, translating into MFSVMVRTRFNASHSVRIGAAPRETPHGHDWLVEVEVAAAALDRHGLVIDFHRVERLLDECLAEFRGALLNDLPAFADADPTTERVAETIHRRLEQKLGNASGRGRARARLARTTVWETDTCGATYRPA